A genomic segment from Halorubrum depositum encodes:
- the pstB gene encoding phosphate ABC transporter ATP-binding protein PstB — protein MSNTRSSDSLITTDVETESNDRTAGAERTAVAARDLNVFYGDEQAIDDVSIEIPEKRVTALIGPSGCGKSTFLRCINRMNDMIEVCRVEGDVEFGGKNVYDDDVDPVALRRKIGMVFQKPNPFPKSIRDNVAYGLKIQGYEGDVDERVEESLKAAALWDEVKDQLDSSGLDLSGGQQQRLCIARAIAPDPEVVLMDEPTSALDPVAASKIEDLIDDLAEEYTVIIVTHNMQQAARISDRTAVFLTGGRLVEYDDTTKIFEDPEEQRVEDYITGKFG, from the coding sequence ATGAGTAACACACGATCGAGCGACTCGCTCATCACGACGGACGTAGAGACCGAATCGAACGACCGGACGGCGGGCGCGGAGCGGACCGCGGTGGCCGCGCGCGACCTGAACGTCTTCTACGGGGACGAGCAGGCGATCGACGACGTGTCGATCGAGATCCCCGAGAAGCGCGTGACGGCGCTCATCGGCCCCTCGGGCTGCGGCAAGTCGACGTTCCTCCGGTGTATCAACCGGATGAACGACATGATCGAGGTCTGCCGCGTCGAGGGCGACGTGGAGTTCGGCGGGAAGAACGTGTACGACGACGACGTCGACCCGGTCGCGCTGCGTCGGAAGATCGGGATGGTGTTCCAGAAGCCGAACCCGTTCCCGAAGTCGATCCGCGACAACGTCGCGTACGGACTGAAGATCCAGGGATACGAGGGCGACGTCGACGAGCGAGTCGAGGAGTCGCTGAAGGCCGCCGCGCTGTGGGACGAGGTGAAAGACCAGCTCGATTCCTCGGGGCTCGACCTCTCCGGCGGGCAGCAGCAGCGGCTCTGTATCGCCCGCGCCATCGCGCCCGACCCGGAGGTCGTCCTGATGGACGAGCCGACGTCGGCGCTCGACCCCGTCGCGGCCTCGAAGATCGAGGACCTCATCGACGACCTCGCGGAGGAGTACACCGTCATCATCGTCACGCACAACATGCAGCAGGCGGCGCGCATCTCCGACCGGACCGCCGTCTTCCTCACCGGCGGCCGGCTCGTCGAGTACGACGACACGACCAAGATATTCGAGGACCCCGAAGAGCAGCGCGTCGAGGACTACATCACGGGGAAGTTCGGATAG
- a CDS encoding phosphate signaling complex PhoU family protein, with amino-acid sequence MPRKNYQERLDRLRADVVAMGELVGERYDAAIEAAAAGDDALAQEVIEGDREVNETYLGLEDDCTELLALQQPVAGDLRLVAASFKVITDLERVADLATNLAGYGGPDGGVHPAVEFRELGAGAGEMVADAVAAYEAGDAEACREIAARDDAFDERCRQASEAVVRELLEADRARAEAAAEDGSGGATEAADAEALEASLDEVSRALLAVRDLERVADHAVNVAARTLYMVENDDELIY; translated from the coding sequence ATGCCCCGGAAGAACTACCAGGAGCGGCTCGACCGGCTCCGCGCCGACGTCGTCGCGATGGGCGAGCTCGTCGGCGAGCGGTACGACGCCGCGATCGAGGCGGCCGCGGCCGGCGACGACGCCCTCGCGCAAGAGGTGATCGAGGGCGACCGCGAGGTGAACGAGACGTACCTCGGCTTGGAGGACGACTGCACGGAGCTGCTCGCGCTCCAGCAGCCCGTCGCCGGCGACCTCCGACTGGTCGCGGCCTCGTTCAAGGTGATCACCGACCTCGAACGCGTGGCCGACCTCGCGACCAACCTCGCCGGCTACGGCGGGCCCGACGGGGGCGTTCACCCGGCCGTCGAGTTCCGCGAGCTCGGCGCGGGGGCCGGCGAGATGGTCGCCGACGCGGTCGCCGCCTACGAGGCGGGCGACGCTGAGGCGTGCCGGGAGATCGCCGCGCGGGACGACGCGTTCGACGAGCGGTGTCGGCAGGCGAGCGAGGCGGTCGTCCGGGAGCTGCTGGAGGCCGACCGCGCCCGCGCCGAGGCGGCCGCCGAGGACGGGAGCGGCGGCGCCACCGAGGCAGCCGACGCCGAGGCGCTGGAGGCCTCCCTCGACGAGGTGTCGCGCGCGCTGCTCGCGGTGCGCGACCTCGAGCGGGTGGCCGACCACGCGGTCAACGTGGCGGCGCGCACCCTGTACATGGTCGAGAACGACGACGAGCTGATCTACTGA
- a CDS encoding arsenate-mycothiol transferase ArsC codes for MTHPTDTAADTDEATDETTTLTFMCVRNAGRSQMATAFAERERDRRGLGDRVEIVTGGTAPADSVHGVVAEALAEVGLDVNGRTPRHVSEETLAASDFVATMGCSTLDLDGVDTDDWDLDDPGERPIEEVREIRDEIERRVVALFDDRFGEYDGER; via the coding sequence ATGACCCACCCCACCGACACGGCGGCCGACACCGACGAAGCGACCGACGAGACGACCACCCTCACGTTCATGTGCGTCCGCAACGCCGGGCGGAGCCAGATGGCGACGGCGTTCGCGGAGCGCGAGCGGGACCGACGCGGCCTCGGCGACCGCGTCGAGATCGTGACCGGGGGCACCGCCCCCGCCGACAGCGTCCACGGCGTGGTCGCGGAGGCGCTCGCGGAGGTCGGTCTCGACGTGAACGGTCGGACGCCGCGGCACGTCTCCGAGGAGACGCTCGCCGCCTCCGACTTCGTCGCCACGATGGGCTGTTCGACGCTCGACCTGGACGGCGTCGACACCGACGATTGGGACCTCGACGACCCGGGCGAGCGCCCGATCGAGGAGGTCCGGGAGATCCGCGACGAGATCGAGCGCCGCGTCGTCGCCCTCTTCGACGATCGGTTCGGCGAGTACGACGGTGAGCGGTAG
- a CDS encoding sodium:calcium antiporter has translation MTILQELIGDQSLAVWVALGAIGFLLTWKGANVIESTTSKISDHFGVSQAIQGGLIVAAATSFPELAIIVISVLVLGEFGVGAGALIGTAVFNILVIPSAVAITSGDTSTTQGIVYRDAIFYMVAVLALFGVIAIGVLGTDGRELARITPQMGVGLLVLYGVYVILLVGGKSGASDLKRTESTNVPKQAGLFAAGLGVVLVGVESMVGMTMELSDALGAPPFLVSVTVLSAMSSFPDLLVGVKMGEAGDQRAAVANVFGTNTFNLVAALPIGVVLAGGVSIGFLTSVPLMIFLFYTTLVVVVLAATDFELTREEGYVLLAMYVAFIGWMTSEALGVTALLTEETLRTIVG, from the coding sequence GTGACGATACTGCAGGAGCTCATCGGGGATCAGTCGCTCGCCGTCTGGGTCGCGCTCGGCGCGATCGGGTTCCTCCTGACCTGGAAGGGGGCCAACGTCATCGAGTCGACGACCTCGAAGATCAGCGACCACTTCGGGGTCTCGCAGGCGATCCAGGGCGGGCTCATCGTCGCGGCCGCGACGTCGTTCCCCGAGCTCGCGATCATCGTCATCTCCGTGCTCGTGCTCGGCGAGTTCGGCGTCGGCGCGGGGGCGCTCATCGGGACGGCCGTGTTCAACATCCTAGTCATTCCGAGCGCCGTCGCCATTACGAGCGGCGACACGTCGACGACGCAGGGGATCGTCTACCGCGACGCCATCTTCTACATGGTGGCCGTTCTCGCCCTCTTCGGCGTGATCGCGATCGGCGTCCTCGGGACGGACGGCCGGGAGCTCGCGCGGATCACCCCGCAAATGGGCGTCGGCCTGCTGGTGCTGTACGGCGTGTACGTCATCTTGCTCGTCGGCGGGAAGAGCGGCGCGTCGGATTTGAAGCGGACGGAGTCGACGAACGTCCCGAAGCAGGCCGGGCTGTTCGCGGCCGGGCTGGGCGTCGTGCTCGTCGGCGTCGAATCGATGGTCGGCATGACGATGGAGCTCTCGGACGCGCTCGGCGCGCCGCCGTTCCTCGTCTCCGTGACGGTGCTGTCGGCGATGAGCTCGTTCCCCGACCTGCTCGTCGGCGTGAAGATGGGCGAGGCGGGCGACCAGCGGGCGGCGGTCGCGAACGTCTTCGGGACGAACACGTTCAACCTCGTCGCGGCGCTACCGATCGGCGTCGTCCTCGCCGGCGGCGTCTCGATCGGCTTCCTCACGTCCGTGCCGCTGATGATATTCCTCTTTTACACCACCCTCGTCGTCGTGGTGCTGGCCGCGACGGACTTCGAGCTCACCCGCGAGGAGGGGTACGTCCTCCTCGCGATGTACGTCGCCTTCATCGGGTGGATGACGAGCGAGGCGCTCGGGGTCACCGCGCTGCTCACCGAGGAGACGCTCCGAACGATCGTCGGGTGA
- a CDS encoding VOC family protein, giving the protein MTDALPDDRLPAGTRIGRAALRVADLDETTAFYRDVVGLAVLDRDGDEAVLGVDAEPLLVLRRDPDRPERGRTEAGLFHTAFRVPSRAALGEALGRVRDRWRLDGASDHLVSEALYLDDPEGNGVEIYRDRPREEWPTDDDGTVRMATDPLDVEGVAAAAGGESGEASDSPADHAPPGTDVGHVHLEATSLSAFEAVYVDGIGFEIGVTGPNVRFVAAGGYHHHLAANTWRGRTTPATGLGLAWFEVVVPDVDALDAVRTRLDAVAADSDAEVAADERDRGIAVTDADGIEVRVRTP; this is encoded by the coding sequence ATGACCGACGCTCTCCCCGACGACCGCCTCCCAGCCGGAACGCGGATCGGCCGCGCCGCGCTCCGCGTCGCCGACCTCGACGAGACGACCGCCTTCTACCGCGACGTCGTCGGCCTCGCGGTCCTCGACCGCGACGGCGACGAGGCCGTCCTCGGCGTCGACGCCGAGCCCCTTCTCGTCCTGCGACGCGATCCGGACCGCCCCGAACGCGGGCGCACCGAGGCCGGCCTCTTCCACACCGCGTTCCGGGTCCCCTCCCGAGCGGCGCTCGGCGAGGCGCTGGGACGAGTGCGGGACCGCTGGCGGCTCGACGGCGCCTCCGACCACCTCGTCAGCGAGGCGTTATACCTCGACGACCCGGAGGGGAACGGGGTGGAGATCTACCGCGACCGCCCCCGCGAGGAGTGGCCCACCGACGACGACGGGACGGTCCGGATGGCGACCGACCCGCTCGACGTCGAGGGCGTCGCCGCCGCGGCGGGCGGGGAATCGGGGGAGGCGTCGGACTCGCCCGCCGACCACGCCCCGCCCGGCACCGACGTCGGGCACGTCCACCTCGAAGCGACGTCGCTGTCGGCGTTCGAGGCGGTCTACGTCGACGGGATCGGCTTCGAGATCGGCGTGACGGGGCCGAACGTCAGGTTCGTCGCGGCCGGCGGCTACCACCACCACCTCGCCGCGAACACGTGGCGCGGGCGAACGACGCCCGCGACGGGGCTCGGCCTCGCGTGGTTCGAGGTGGTCGTCCCCGACGTCGACGCGCTGGACGCGGTGCGGACCCGACTCGACGCGGTCGCGGCCGACAGTGACGCCGAGGTCGCGGCCGACGAGCGCGACCGCGGGATCGCCGTCACCGACGCCGACGGCATCGAGGTTCGGGTCCGGACGCCGTAG
- a CDS encoding cobalamin B12-binding domain-containing protein: protein MSVEQEERAIRCLVAKVGLDGHDRGAHVIARAFRDAGFEVVYSGLHRAPEDIVQAAVQEDVDVLGISILSGAHNTLVPKVIEGLKEYDAFEDTLILVGGIIPDDDEAELKELGVAEVFGPGTPMEETIEFIRNNVPERA from the coding sequence ATGAGCGTCGAACAGGAAGAGCGGGCCATCCGGTGTCTGGTCGCGAAGGTCGGCCTCGACGGCCACGACCGGGGCGCACACGTGATCGCGCGGGCGTTCCGCGACGCCGGCTTCGAGGTCGTCTACTCCGGGCTCCACCGCGCCCCGGAGGACATCGTGCAGGCGGCGGTCCAGGAGGACGTCGACGTGCTCGGGATCTCGATCCTCTCGGGCGCCCACAACACCCTCGTTCCGAAGGTGATCGAGGGGCTGAAGGAGTACGACGCGTTCGAGGACACCCTGATCCTCGTGGGCGGGATCATCCCCGACGACGACGAGGCGGAGCTCAAGGAGCTCGGCGTCGCCGAGGTGTTCGGCCCCGGGACGCCGATGGAGGAGACGATCGAGTTCATCCGGAACAACGTGCCGGAGCGGGCGTAG
- the meaB gene encoding methylmalonyl Co-A mutase-associated GTPase MeaB has protein sequence MDGPQRDGSAAERTPELSDRDAELVEELLAGSHRALARVITRIEDRAAGHRAIVSALHGHTGGADVIGITGSPGAGKSTLVDKLAAAYRERGDTVGVVAVDPSSPYTGGAVLGDRIRMGSNVGDMDVFFRSMSARGQLGGLSMATADAVKALDAFGKDVVIIETVGAGQNEVDVVRTADTVAVLVQPGSGDDVQTLKAGILEIGDVFVVNKADMDGAERTLAELEEMVHLREGPTKGLDTGHHGFDAPEHPDDPGGSEDDGDDAPEWTPEVLRTVANTGEGVDELIAAFDDHAAHLRESGEIEATKRRRYAEEIRTLVRSDVGALATDEIDRRGGIDRLAEAVRRRETDPYSVAAEVVAPIVDCVETDRE, from the coding sequence ATGGACGGGCCGCAACGCGACGGGTCGGCGGCGGAGCGGACCCCGGAGCTGAGCGACCGCGACGCCGAGCTCGTCGAGGAGCTGCTCGCCGGGAGCCACCGGGCGCTCGCCCGCGTCATCACGCGGATCGAGGACCGGGCGGCGGGCCACCGGGCGATCGTCTCCGCGCTCCACGGGCACACCGGTGGCGCGGACGTGATCGGGATCACGGGCTCGCCCGGCGCCGGGAAGTCGACGCTAGTCGACAAGCTGGCGGCCGCCTACCGCGAGCGCGGGGACACGGTCGGCGTCGTCGCGGTCGACCCCTCCTCGCCGTACACCGGGGGCGCCGTGCTCGGCGACCGGATCAGGATGGGGTCGAACGTCGGCGACATGGACGTGTTCTTCCGGTCGATGAGCGCGCGCGGTCAGCTCGGCGGGCTCTCGATGGCGACCGCGGACGCCGTGAAGGCGCTCGACGCTTTCGGCAAGGACGTCGTGATCATCGAGACGGTCGGCGCCGGGCAGAACGAGGTCGACGTGGTGCGCACCGCCGACACGGTGGCGGTGCTCGTCCAGCCCGGCTCCGGCGACGACGTGCAGACCCTGAAGGCCGGTATCTTAGAGATCGGCGACGTATTCGTCGTCAACAAGGCCGACATGGACGGCGCGGAGCGCACCCTCGCCGAGTTAGAGGAGATGGTCCACCTGCGCGAGGGGCCGACGAAGGGGCTCGACACGGGCCACCACGGGTTCGACGCGCCGGAGCACCCGGACGACCCGGGGGGCTCCGAGGACGACGGCGACGACGCTCCCGAGTGGACCCCCGAGGTGCTCCGCACCGTCGCGAACACGGGCGAGGGCGTCGACGAGCTGATCGCGGCGTTCGACGACCACGCCGCGCACCTCCGCGAGTCGGGCGAGATCGAGGCGACGAAGCGCCGGCGCTACGCCGAGGAGATCCGGACGCTCGTGCGCTCGGACGTGGGTGCGCTCGCGACCGACGAGATCGATCGGCGCGGCGGGATCGACCGGCTCGCCGAGGCGGTCCGGCGGCGCGAGACCGACCCCTACAGCGTCGCCGCCGAGGTCGTCGCCCCCATCGTCGACTGCGTGGAGACGGACCGGGAGTGA
- a CDS encoding alpha/beta fold hydrolase, translating to MKLRHLAGTALLGVGALAAVNTGLRYEGELEAPLDGDDGVFRWRGMDVAFTEAGDPDDPDLALFHGINAAASSGEWRAVFDDLAADYHVIAPDFPGYGRSDRPPLRYSAALYEDFVRDFLADLHEPAVVASSLSAAYAAGAATGDGSGNDAVDVSGFVGVCPTSTAGPSPPKSWLRELIRSPLIGDALFNVVASKPSIRYFNADHGYDDPTNPGEEWTDYEWRTTHVENARFAPASFVSGYLNSDVDLAAALADLDVPPTVVWGREAEVSPLSDGRELADEADARLVVFDRARLLPHVEHPDRFVETVRESLVAGATA from the coding sequence ATGAAGCTCAGGCACCTCGCAGGGACCGCCCTCCTCGGCGTCGGCGCGCTCGCCGCGGTCAACACCGGACTCCGGTACGAGGGCGAGCTGGAGGCCCCGCTCGACGGCGACGACGGCGTCTTCCGCTGGCGCGGGATGGACGTCGCGTTCACCGAGGCGGGCGACCCCGACGACCCGGACCTCGCGCTGTTCCACGGGATCAACGCCGCCGCCTCCTCCGGCGAGTGGCGCGCGGTGTTCGACGACCTGGCCGCCGACTACCACGTGATCGCGCCGGACTTCCCGGGGTACGGCCGCTCCGACCGGCCGCCGCTCCGGTACTCCGCCGCGCTGTACGAGGACTTCGTCCGCGACTTCCTCGCCGACCTCCACGAGCCGGCCGTCGTCGCCTCGTCGCTGTCGGCCGCGTACGCCGCCGGGGCGGCGACCGGGGACGGGTCGGGGAACGACGCGGTCGACGTGAGCGGCTTCGTCGGCGTCTGTCCGACGAGCACCGCCGGGCCGAGCCCGCCGAAGTCGTGGCTCCGCGAGCTGATCCGGTCGCCGCTGATCGGGGACGCGCTGTTCAACGTCGTCGCCTCGAAGCCGTCGATCCGCTACTTCAACGCCGACCACGGCTACGACGACCCGACGAACCCGGGCGAGGAGTGGACCGACTACGAGTGGCGGACGACCCACGTCGAGAACGCTCGGTTCGCGCCGGCCTCCTTCGTCTCCGGCTACCTCAACAGCGACGTCGACCTGGCGGCCGCGCTCGCCGACCTCGACGTGCCGCCGACGGTCGTCTGGGGGCGCGAGGCCGAGGTGAGCCCCCTCTCCGACGGCCGCGAGCTCGCCGACGAGGCCGACGCGCGCCTCGTCGTCTTCGACCGCGCGCGGCTGCTCCCGCACGTCGAACACCCGGACCGGTTCGTCGAGACGGTGCGGGAGAGCCTCGTCGCCGGCGCGACCGCCTGA
- a CDS encoding response regulator, protein MTDPSLRVLCVDDEPGLAALVAAYLERDDGIDCEAVAETDPGTALERIEREAFDCVVSDYDMPGRTGVELLSAARESEPDLPFLLFSATEPDAIAAEMVRAGVSDYVGKRGGADGYTALLRRVGHAVDGERGSFGAGGEGAGTGGKGESVTESTAATDVALDGVCTVAPDGTFEFVGKEYGRLYGYEPDELVGEPWQRLHPDEEVEHIRSHVIPAVMEGERWTGTSEGLRADGTTFAESKMVSTASDDRLVISVSPFDEVGGGAAASD, encoded by the coding sequence ATGACCGACCCATCCCTTCGAGTGCTCTGCGTCGACGACGAGCCGGGGCTCGCGGCCCTCGTCGCGGCGTACCTCGAACGCGACGACGGGATCGACTGCGAGGCCGTCGCCGAGACGGATCCGGGGACCGCGCTGGAACGCATCGAGCGCGAGGCGTTCGACTGCGTCGTGAGCGACTACGACATGCCCGGCCGCACCGGGGTCGAGCTCCTCTCGGCCGCGCGGGAGAGCGAGCCGGACCTCCCGTTCCTCCTCTTCTCCGCGACGGAGCCGGACGCCATCGCGGCCGAGATGGTCCGCGCGGGCGTCAGCGACTACGTCGGCAAGCGCGGGGGCGCCGACGGCTACACCGCACTCCTGCGCCGCGTCGGGCACGCGGTCGACGGTGAGAGAGGGAGCTTCGGAGCGGGCGGCGAGGGCGCCGGAACGGGCGGCAAGGGCGAGTCGGTCACGGAGTCGACGGCCGCGACCGACGTCGCGCTCGACGGCGTCTGCACGGTCGCGCCCGACGGGACCTTCGAGTTCGTCGGGAAGGAGTACGGGCGGCTGTACGGCTACGAGCCGGACGAGCTGGTCGGCGAGCCCTGGCAGCGCCTCCACCCGGACGAGGAGGTCGAGCACATCCGGAGCCACGTCATCCCCGCCGTGATGGAGGGCGAGCGGTGGACGGGGACGAGCGAGGGACTCCGCGCCGACGGGACGACGTTCGCGGAGTCGAAGATGGTGAGCACGGCCAGCGACGACCGACTCGTCATCTCGGTGTCGCCGTTCGACGAGGTCGGCGGCGGGGCAGCCGCGAGCGACTGA
- a CDS encoding DUF4442 domain-containing protein, which translates to MTDSPTGVDRDPDPRPLREDPPAESLRTRLWRHGFNLLPAYRGTGARVDHIGADWRFVRVRIPCNWRTRNGVGTIFGGSLYGAIDPLYMTMLRRVLGDEFTVWDKSASVEFLEPGRDTLYAECELPAAETTAIRDALAPGESTDREYLVSLVDDEGVVHAACEKTLYVRRDER; encoded by the coding sequence GTGACCGACTCGCCGACCGGTGTCGACCGCGATCCCGATCCGCGCCCCCTCCGCGAGGACCCGCCGGCGGAGAGCCTCCGGACCCGCCTCTGGCGGCACGGCTTCAACCTCCTGCCGGCCTACCGCGGGACCGGCGCCCGCGTCGACCACATCGGCGCCGACTGGCGGTTCGTGCGGGTCCGAATTCCCTGTAACTGGCGCACCCGCAACGGGGTCGGAACGATCTTCGGCGGCAGCCTCTACGGCGCGATCGACCCCCTGTACATGACGATGCTCCGGCGAGTCCTCGGCGACGAGTTCACGGTTTGGGACAAGTCGGCCTCGGTCGAGTTCCTCGAGCCCGGCCGCGACACGCTGTACGCCGAGTGCGAGCTCCCCGCCGCCGAGACAACGGCGATCCGCGACGCGCTCGCGCCCGGCGAGTCGACCGATCGAGAGTACCTCGTCTCGCTCGTCGACGACGAGGGAGTCGTCCACGCCGCCTGCGAGAAGACGCTGTACGTCCGGCGAGACGAGCGGTAG
- the ncsA gene encoding tRNA 2-thiolation protein NcsA has protein sequence MECDKCGADAVHHAAYSGAHLCGQHLRRSVEKRVKRRIREDSLLDPEATPEDPDRWVIGLSGGKDSVALTRILDDVFGEDPRVEMLALTIHEGIEGYRDESLDACVELAAELSLRHEVVSYEEEFDVRMDDVVESDPENMAACAYCGVFRRDLLEEYAAEFDADKLLTGHNLDDEAQTAMMNFLEGDVRQVAKHFDASLGPFDEREETDDFVPRAKPLRDVPEKEIALYCHVRDLPTHMAECPHSSEAYRGEIQSTIHELEENHPGARHSIMAGYEELSALAAEAYREGGDAADGSPDLGECERCGSKTSRDVCRKCRLLDSIEAAS, from the coding sequence ATGGAGTGCGACAAGTGCGGGGCCGACGCCGTCCACCACGCCGCCTACTCCGGGGCGCACCTCTGCGGCCAGCACCTCCGCCGGTCGGTCGAGAAGCGCGTGAAACGCCGGATCCGGGAGGATTCCCTCCTCGATCCGGAGGCGACGCCCGAAGACCCCGACCGCTGGGTGATCGGCCTCTCAGGCGGGAAGGACAGCGTCGCGCTGACCCGAATTCTGGACGACGTGTTCGGCGAGGACCCCCGCGTCGAGATGCTCGCCCTGACGATCCACGAGGGGATCGAGGGGTACCGCGACGAGAGCCTCGACGCCTGCGTCGAGCTGGCCGCGGAGCTGTCGCTCCGCCACGAGGTGGTCTCCTACGAGGAGGAGTTCGACGTGCGGATGGATGACGTCGTCGAGAGCGACCCCGAGAACATGGCCGCCTGCGCGTACTGCGGCGTGTTCCGCCGGGACCTCTTAGAGGAGTACGCCGCCGAGTTCGACGCCGACAAGCTGCTCACCGGTCACAACCTCGACGACGAGGCGCAGACGGCGATGATGAACTTCCTCGAGGGCGACGTGCGGCAGGTGGCGAAACACTTCGACGCCTCGCTCGGTCCCTTCGACGAGCGCGAGGAGACCGACGACTTCGTCCCGCGCGCGAAGCCCCTCCGCGACGTGCCCGAGAAGGAGATCGCGCTCTACTGCCACGTGCGCGACCTCCCGACCCACATGGCCGAGTGCCCCCACTCCTCGGAGGCGTACCGCGGCGAGATCCAGTCGACGATCCACGAGTTAGAGGAGAATCACCCCGGCGCCCGCCACTCGATCATGGCCGGCTACGAGGAGCTCTCCGCGCTCGCCGCCGAGGCGTACCGCGAGGGAGGCGACGCCGCCGACGGCTCCCCCGACCTCGGCGAGTGCGAGCGCTGCGGCTCGAAGACGAGCCGCGACGTCTGCCGGAAGTGCCGGCTGCTCGACTCGATCGAGGCGGCGAGTTAG
- a CDS encoding methyltransferase domain-containing protein, with protein MTGERDGSSDGGGGDALAADTAAFRRYLRAKRAVDDRALDRRLVGLLRERLADRAASTAGPLRVLEVGAGIGTMVARLLDWEVLPPGEARYVAVDRDAGALAGLGPFLREWAAEREGSVSVSDARDRSGGDEANALVVEADARTVRVEPVAADAVAYAGENAGEWDALIGMALLDVLDLDGLDALLDALAPGGTYYFPITFDGGTRFRPAHPDDRAVERLYHRHMDEKPGGNSRAGGAALSRLREADGSTLLGIAGSDWIVRPADGAAGRSGDGAGYPGDEAFFLRHILDTVEEAVGEVIAADGDGGSLSIAALDDWLAERRRQLDAGDLVYLTHQLDLLGRVDRDIRPAKN; from the coding sequence GTGACGGGAGAGCGCGACGGGTCCTCGGACGGGGGCGGCGGCGACGCGCTCGCCGCCGACACCGCCGCGTTCCGGCGCTACCTCCGGGCGAAGCGGGCCGTCGACGACCGGGCGCTCGACCGGCGGCTCGTCGGACTCCTTCGCGAGCGGCTCGCCGACCGCGCCGCGTCGACGGCTGGGCCGCTCCGCGTGCTGGAGGTCGGGGCCGGGATCGGGACGATGGTCGCCCGGCTGCTGGACTGGGAGGTGCTTCCGCCCGGCGAGGCTCGGTACGTCGCCGTCGACCGCGACGCGGGGGCGCTCGCCGGGCTCGGGCCGTTCCTCCGCGAGTGGGCGGCGGAGCGGGAAGGGTCGGTCTCCGTCTCCGACGCCCGCGATCGCTCCGGGGGCGACGAGGCGAACGCGCTCGTCGTCGAGGCCGACGCGCGCACGGTCAGGGTCGAGCCGGTCGCCGCCGACGCGGTCGCGTACGCGGGCGAGAACGCAGGCGAGTGGGACGCCCTGATCGGGATGGCGCTGCTCGACGTGCTCGACCTCGACGGCCTCGACGCACTGCTCGACGCGCTCGCGCCCGGCGGCACGTACTACTTCCCGATCACCTTCGACGGCGGCACCCGGTTCCGCCCGGCGCACCCCGACGATCGGGCGGTAGAGCGGCTCTACCACCGACACATGGACGAGAAGCCGGGCGGGAACAGCCGCGCCGGCGGCGCCGCGCTCTCGCGTCTGCGCGAGGCGGACGGCTCGACGCTCCTCGGGATCGCCGGCTCGGACTGGATCGTGCGCCCGGCCGACGGCGCGGCGGGCCGCTCGGGCGACGGAGCCGGCTATCCGGGCGACGAGGCGTTCTTCCTCCGGCACATTCTCGACACCGTTGAGGAGGCCGTCGGCGAGGTGATCGCCGCCGACGGGGACGGAGGATCGCTCTCGATCGCCGCCCTCGACGACTGGCTCGCCGAGCGACGGCGACAGCTGGACGCCGGCGACCTCGTCTACCTCACCCACCAGCTCGACCTGCTCGGGCGGGTCGACCGTGACATCCGACCGGCGAAAAACTAA